One Bdellovibrionales bacterium genomic window carries:
- a CDS encoding recombinase family protein, which yields MDKTKLDRQMKKFENYLTVDRGLCKVTAIGYCKAASISLRRMKKFVPKYCHIKEHSSDMQSDCSADDQIARIKYRVKSGQLRSITHAGKPFQIAPEWILKDEAQSGRVAGRAGYEKVINGIRNKAFDILVVDDLSRLTRSLGNLLGLYDMLKWYEVELISICDGISSEDPSAKTFFTVKGMVNDFSNDIHAERVIRGLETRALKGLSCGDYPYGYDSAPTKFENAKGRPFPSHYKISVNKLEAQTVRRIFAMYDLGLGYTRIAKVLNEEKTPSPSAYLKKAGKTPSWSPRGVQHILQNSKYVGIWKWKKTKLGLHPETRRRTSKERPITDWVTHLEGKEVREDLRIVDQAAWEQVQLKFEENKKIPRDLRNNGRWYDRKKILPDHPFSGLMVCNICSTNFTLISGRRGGYYGCSDAHLRGTCSNKQMIQIDRVESSLVDTIADKLGQNEILKYAAEKYNKVLQEKLSVAPERLKKIDVEIERTEEELTKLLDFIVSGNSSDTINTAIKDREERKVKLLSEARALKSAQIKIKQVNSVDIRDRLDNLCLALKSKPQEAYPAIRTLFPDPIQMHPKGKCLHGTSLYEMRGRIVLNGILDKNFEISVKKETEEGADALSSGNARSLPRPCVSKGLGFGAHENGVIDGA from the coding sequence ATGGATAAAACAAAACTTGATCGACAGATGAAAAAATTTGAAAACTATTTGACCGTAGATCGCGGTCTTTGCAAGGTAACAGCTATTGGCTACTGTAAAGCAGCTAGTATTTCCCTACGGCGCATGAAAAAGTTTGTTCCAAAGTATTGTCACATCAAAGAACATAGCAGTGATATGCAGAGTGACTGTAGTGCTGATGACCAAATTGCACGGATTAAGTATCGCGTAAAAAGTGGACAGTTACGTTCGATCACTCATGCGGGTAAGCCCTTTCAAATTGCGCCCGAGTGGATTTTGAAGGATGAGGCCCAAAGCGGAAGAGTCGCTGGGAGAGCAGGATATGAGAAAGTCATTAATGGAATAAGGAATAAGGCGTTTGATATATTAGTCGTGGACGATTTGTCGAGGCTCACCCGCTCTTTAGGAAATTTACTCGGTCTCTACGACATGCTGAAATGGTATGAGGTAGAGCTTATTTCAATCTGCGATGGTATTAGTAGTGAAGATCCAAGCGCCAAGACATTTTTCACTGTAAAAGGAATGGTAAATGACTTTTCCAATGATATTCATGCTGAGCGAGTGATTCGTGGATTAGAAACTCGGGCGCTTAAAGGATTGTCTTGTGGTGATTATCCGTATGGTTATGATTCGGCACCAACAAAATTCGAAAATGCCAAAGGCCGCCCTTTTCCGTCGCACTATAAAATTAGTGTTAATAAACTGGAAGCACAAACAGTACGTCGTATTTTTGCAATGTATGATTTGGGATTAGGATATACCAGAATTGCAAAGGTACTTAATGAAGAAAAAACCCCGTCACCCAGTGCATATCTAAAAAAGGCGGGGAAAACTCCTTCTTGGTCTCCTCGGGGCGTGCAGCATATCCTTCAAAATTCAAAATATGTTGGCATTTGGAAATGGAAAAAAACCAAATTAGGCTTACACCCTGAAACCCGTAGGAGGACTTCAAAAGAGCGTCCAATCACGGATTGGGTGACACATTTAGAGGGTAAGGAAGTAAGGGAAGATTTGCGGATCGTCGATCAAGCCGCGTGGGAACAGGTGCAATTAAAATTTGAGGAAAATAAAAAAATTCCGAGAGATTTACGCAATAATGGGCGCTGGTACGACCGGAAAAAAATTCTTCCAGATCATCCTTTTTCCGGTTTAATGGTCTGTAATATTTGCTCCACAAACTTTACCCTTATTAGTGGACGCCGTGGTGGTTATTATGGTTGTTCCGATGCCCATTTGCGAGGAACCTGTAGCAATAAACAAATGATACAAATTGATCGTGTTGAGTCTTCGTTGGTCGATACTATTGCAGACAAGTTAGGTCAGAATGAGATCCTAAAATATGCGGCTGAAAAATATAATAAAGTTCTGCAAGAAAAACTTTCTGTCGCGCCAGAAAGGCTAAAGAAAATTGATGTTGAGATTGAACGTACCGAGGAAGAGTTGACTAAGCTGTTAGACTTTATTGTTAGCGGGAACTCATCAGATACAATTAACACCGCAATAAAGGACCGTGAGGAACGGAAGGTGAAACTCCTAAGTGAGGCTCGTGCTCTTAAATCGGCGCAAATAAAAATTAAGCAGGTAAATAGCGTGGATATAAGAGACAGGCTGGACAACCTGTGCTTGGCGCTGAAAAGTAAGCCACAGGAAGCTTATCCTGCCATTAGGACACTATTTCCAGATCCAATTCAAATGCATCCAAAAGGAAAGTGCCTGCATGGCACAAGTCTTTATGAGATGAGGGGTCGTATCGTGCTCAATGGTATTTTGGATAAGAATTTTGAGATCAGTGTAAAAAAAGAAACGGAGGAAGGCGCTGATGCGCTTTCCTCTGGTAATGCTAGATCATTGCCCCGTCCTTGTGTTTCCAAGGGGCTAGGGTTCGGTGCACATGAAAATGGGGTGATCGACGGGGCTTGA
- a CDS encoding response regulator gives MSTSDNVNGTQVGVSEKQADKKSPKWILLVDDEPDIRQSLKELIKFNFGDSVRVVEASDGMEATTKIHFQAFHCIITDLKMPRKDGENFIEALRRNPMNESTPVILLSGFATKDIESKFHFVSVVTKPFVYNELIEIIENKLRSSQGKERLSATVYNNLIAATTDFLKSAIKSEVSVGATYIKKVGEDITDMTSVRVLVVQLGKIKNSFCVAADTGDLKYLSESVKSITDSDIDFIYRALGETILKCGIHKVDRSKYTDVYSVTLEGKDKEDFVRQSAGIVLPLQAGNVKIKIFATIDS, from the coding sequence TTGTCGACCAGTGATAATGTCAACGGCACACAAGTAGGGGTTTCCGAAAAGCAAGCCGATAAAAAAAGTCCAAAGTGGATCCTTTTGGTGGATGACGAGCCTGATATTCGTCAATCGCTCAAGGAGCTTATTAAATTTAACTTTGGGGATTCGGTGCGCGTTGTGGAGGCTAGTGATGGGATGGAAGCGACCACAAAGATCCATTTCCAGGCTTTTCATTGCATTATAACTGACCTCAAAATGCCACGAAAAGATGGTGAGAATTTCATCGAAGCACTCCGTCGCAATCCCATGAATGAGTCGACGCCGGTGATACTTCTCTCGGGTTTTGCGACCAAAGATATCGAGAGTAAGTTCCATTTTGTGAGCGTTGTGACCAAACCTTTTGTATATAACGAACTCATTGAGATCATCGAAAACAAATTACGAAGTAGCCAGGGCAAAGAACGGCTTTCGGCAACCGTTTATAATAATTTGATCGCCGCAACCACAGATTTTTTAAAGTCCGCCATCAAGTCCGAGGTAAGTGTGGGAGCGACCTACATTAAAAAAGTAGGGGAAGACATTACTGATATGACTTCGGTCCGTGTCCTTGTTGTGCAGCTTGGAAAAATCAAAAACTCATTTTGTGTGGCCGCCGACACCGGAGATCTGAAATATCTTTCAGAGAGCGTCAAATCTATTACAGATTCCGACATTGATTTCATCTACCGAGCCCTCGGAGAAACAATTTTAAAGTGCGGCATCCATAAAGTCGACCGATCGAAGTACACCGACGTCTATTCCGTCACCCTTGAAGGAAAGGATAAGGAGGATTTTGTTCGACAGAGCGCCGGAATAGTCCTTCCTTTGCAAGCCGGTAACGTGAAGATCAAGATCTTCGCCACGATCGACTCTTGA
- a CDS encoding response regulator transcription factor: MMQSKVLIIDDEAEFCQSVQDYLEAKNFKVHKAFNKSEGIQQAQSFQPDLVILDKKLGTEHGFEVINALRGDEGLKQVPVIMLTGCADYNDKIEAFKLGADDMLTKPISLQELEVRTQAMLKRTKGSLAQGQKVSVGNLVINMRTQEVWIENSELELTLTEYKILLELVTHRGSVIGRDQLSDQFLSSRSGSSRTLDVHVTALRKKMGGLGRRVKTIRGQGYMFVDQ; encoded by the coding sequence ATGATGCAGAGTAAGGTATTAATTATCGATGACGAAGCTGAGTTCTGCCAATCCGTACAGGATTACTTAGAAGCGAAAAACTTCAAAGTTCATAAGGCCTTTAACAAATCTGAGGGCATTCAACAGGCTCAGTCTTTTCAACCAGACCTCGTTATTCTTGATAAGAAGCTCGGAACGGAGCACGGCTTCGAAGTTATTAACGCACTGAGGGGTGACGAGGGACTTAAGCAAGTTCCGGTGATTATGCTTACTGGTTGTGCAGATTATAATGATAAGATCGAAGCCTTTAAATTGGGTGCCGACGATATGTTGACCAAGCCAATCTCCTTGCAAGAGTTAGAAGTGCGGACTCAGGCCATGCTTAAGAGAACAAAAGGGTCCTTAGCTCAAGGGCAAAAGGTGAGTGTGGGCAATCTCGTGATTAATATGCGGACTCAGGAAGTCTGGATCGAAAATTCCGAACTGGAACTGACTCTCACCGAATATAAAATTCTATTGGAACTTGTCACTCATCGCGGTTCGGTGATCGGTCGAGATCAGCTGAGCGATCAATTTTTATCTTCACGGAGTGGGTCTTCGCGCACCCTCGATGTGCACGTAACAGCTCTCCGTAAAAAAATGGGAGGGCTTGGACGCAGAGTAAAAACCATCCGCGGACAGGGGTATATGTTTGTCGACCAGTGA
- a CDS encoding PAS domain-containing protein: MAEVLNNLKKLDLTPFRWECRLQHKSGVFITVAASVRRWSPQNGDEEVYCIQFHDLTDLKIKEDQLQRILDNTYDGYWDWRVGTDEMYLSPRMWQMLGIDHTQMPHSMSKIHEYIYPEDIKLIYQAFNEHVQSKGEKPYSIGIRYTHASGNTMWVQCKGKVIEWDGQGNPVRMIGTHSDITPIKNAQQTIIQKSKMAALGEMAGGIAHEINNPLAIIQATCDSIRLQLEDGKQVQPEHFLNKVDRITNTVQRISLIINGLRMYSRDSDKINPKPESLLSIIHSTLALCGEKLKNLGVDCQIDVPEHLMISCNKIQISQVILNLISNSFYAIKENEDKWIRIRAFIEKGQVKVVFQDSGLGIDKDIVNKIMEPLFSTKPVGEGTGLGLSISKGIIETHGGKIEYDPENVNTTFVIALPTIAQCESVPAEFPA; encoded by the coding sequence ATGGCCGAAGTTTTAAATAATCTTAAGAAACTAGACCTGACTCCATTTCGTTGGGAGTGTCGACTCCAGCATAAATCTGGAGTGTTTATCACTGTCGCCGCCAGCGTACGACGCTGGTCCCCACAAAATGGAGACGAAGAGGTCTATTGTATTCAGTTCCATGACTTAACCGATCTCAAGATCAAAGAGGATCAACTCCAGCGAATTTTAGATAACACCTATGATGGATATTGGGACTGGCGCGTGGGGACCGACGAAATGTACTTATCGCCTCGCATGTGGCAAATGCTAGGGATCGACCACACTCAAATGCCTCACTCCATGTCCAAAATTCATGAGTACATTTACCCTGAAGACATTAAGCTGATTTACCAAGCCTTTAACGAACACGTGCAATCGAAGGGCGAAAAACCTTATAGTATCGGGATCAGATACACCCACGCCAGTGGAAACACCATGTGGGTTCAATGTAAGGGCAAAGTGATCGAATGGGATGGCCAGGGAAACCCGGTGCGCATGATCGGAACCCATTCCGACATCACCCCCATTAAAAACGCCCAACAGACGATTATTCAAAAGTCGAAAATGGCGGCACTGGGGGAAATGGCCGGAGGCATTGCTCACGAGATCAATAATCCCCTAGCAATCATCCAAGCCACCTGCGATAGCATTCGTCTCCAACTCGAAGACGGCAAACAGGTACAGCCGGAGCATTTTTTAAATAAAGTGGATCGCATTACCAATACCGTGCAACGAATATCCCTTATTATTAATGGATTACGAATGTATTCTCGGGACTCTGATAAAATTAACCCAAAACCGGAATCGCTCTTAAGCATTATCCACAGCACACTAGCTCTTTGCGGAGAGAAACTAAAAAATCTGGGCGTCGACTGCCAGATCGACGTGCCCGAACACTTGATGATCTCATGCAATAAGATTCAAATCAGCCAAGTGATCCTCAACTTAATTTCGAATTCTTTTTATGCCATTAAAGAGAACGAGGACAAGTGGATCCGTATTCGAGCCTTCATCGAAAAGGGCCAAGTGAAGGTCGTCTTTCAGGACAGCGGACTGGGAATCGATAAAGACATCGTCAATAAAATCATGGAGCCCCTTTTTAGCACAAAACCCGTCGGCGAGGGCACCGGGCTTGGCTTAAGTATTT